A region of the Gadus morhua chromosome 1, gadMor3.0, whole genome shotgun sequence genome:
tctattatgcggtttgaccttttgacctatcCATATCTAAACACATCTGGTGGACTCAACTAACTGCCCcgaacataacacaaagcttattttttccaaaaacccaacttttgattttatactatttattttatgttaaaaacaactataaatctattatgtggcttgaccttttgacctacccatatcaaaacacatctggtgaactcggctaactgccccacacataaaacaaagcttattttctcaaataaCCCACCATTTGATTTTCTGAATATTTTTTACTCTCATAAActgctataaatctattatgcggcttgacctatATCGCATAATAGATTAATAGCATTTTCTGAgagtaaaaaatatttataaaatcaaCGGGTAGGTGTtctgagaaaataagctttgtgttatgtgtggggaacTTAGTTgatgtttggggataagcagcaaagcagtcaggtagctatttataGCTATAATAAACTTCGTATTTTATTTAGGGAAAGCATTCTGaaaacatgtgcatgcacaataaagcagacaaaaatataaataataattttgtgtGCCCAGAGGGATACTTTTCTTTTCCCTCTGGGCTAAACCCAGGATGTTTATGAAaactagaatcgcccctgctgGTCGCgcatagagtggcgaagtcaccggtcttccggtagagctcatgggacctatgagatcgaaaaatatgaatgggtgtcaatggagagaaaataattattttctggtcccagtctttatatgccctggattacacatatgttgtttgtgaatttaaatgataatttttcatgcaaagaaaactaaaaatgttcgtgaagaagtttgataattttaggttttatgtgaggccgctttgtgatgTTACCCGCTTTTTCTTGCTTGTTTTTTGATAACCTTTTAATCAGCAGCTTGGAATAACCTTATGTCCATACTGACGTGGAATATCACTTTATTGGTTTATATGTGTGCATACTGACAGACATAGTCCAAAAAACCTACCAGATGTATTAGGCGCTTATGACACATTTTAGCATTTGAGTTAACAGCTGAAAACAAAATGACCATTTTGCTAAGGTTTTGTGATGGAACTTAAAAGGGAGTATATTCTGTTAAGAAAAGCAAACATTCAGAAAAAGTGTGTTAATTGCCAGAAATCACTATTCAATGTCTCATATTAAAAAGAAGTCTAAGTTTTGTATAAATCTCAATAAAACTATGGGCCTGAAGTACGCCTATACCTTTCATTGTTCTAAATGAACAAAATACGACCAAACCGAAGACTATGGCACAACTATATGATTACTTTACAGTCGAAAGTGAAGTGGGCCTAAGGGCATGAGTTTGCTATACCTATCTTTGAATTCACATTCCCTGCATGCTTCCCAGTCAGCCTTTAGCTATTGATAACCCAATTGATCCAATTGACGTAGGCCGAGACTTTGGTATAGACACCCGGGTAGTACGGATTGGCACAACTAATGCCCCATGAGACGATTCCCTCCAGGTATCCATTGCAGACCAGCGGACCTCCAGAGTCTCCCTgtggaacaaaacaaaaccagatAGCCAATGAACACAAAGCACGGTTCACAATCAAAGTACCCTTTGTAATGTACTAAATAATTGATTGCCTTCCTGTATTCAGTATACTTCAAACCTCAATGTCTAACTTTATCATTATAAAAGGCAGACAGAGGTATGCAGAGATAAGAACGTACTTTCTCCAAGGGGTTGGCCAGAGATAAAATGATGATTGCTGTTAAATGTCTACAGTACCGGTTCAACGGCAGGTCTATTCCCTTGACCGGCCCATCCTCTTGCTGTGCATTGTCATCCCCATCCATGGCTTAACTGTATTATCTCTCCAGGCCCCCACCACGGACCTATTGGTTCTCTGTGTATAACAGGCTTGTTACCTGGCAGGAGTCCTTGCCCCCAAACCGGGAGCCAGCGCAGATCATGTTACGGGTGATGCGGCcccagtagtagtagtagcatctCGGGATGATCTGCACGTCCACGGCCCGCAGCACGGGGGACAGAACGCTGCTATAGGTCTGTGTCACCCCCCAGCCGCTCACTGTACAGGTCATTCCGGCATGTATGCCGTTTGGAAGTCTGACGGGCTGAACGTGGGCGTTGAGGCTGGCCGGTCTACTCAGCTGCCGCAGATGAGAAGCAAAGCAGACGAAAGAAACGGATATCACACCATCACGGACATCACACCATCACCACATCTTAActtttagagtgtgtgtgtgtgtgtgcgtgtgtgtgtgtgtgtgtgtgtgtgtgtgtgtgtgtgtgtgtgtgtgtgtgtgtgtgtgtgtgtgtgtgtgtgtgtgtgtgtgtgtgtgcagggccgacggactgcggggacaaaggggacagttgtgggggggcccaaggcagagggggggcccatgaaaaaaaaaaataataataataataataataataataattacgtatcggccacgtccccccccccccgtcaacaatcgcttcgctccatacccccgtcaccccccgtcccccccgtcaacaacttagcgcag
Encoded here:
- the LOC115553355 gene encoding trypsin, with protein sequence MKEAMRWTSLLLTSLIVTEAYSARIIGGQEVLPYSIKYQASLQSETRRHYCGGTLIHAEWVVSAAHCWKPSSSLTVVLSEHSLSQEEGYEQVFNVSRIYVANYNYRTFSNDIMLIKLSRPASLNAHVQPVRLPNGIHAGMTCTVSGWGVTQTYSSVLSPVLRAVDVQIIPRCYYYYWGRITRNMICAGSRFGGKDSCQGDSGGPLVCNGYLEGIVSWGISCANPYYPGVYTKVSAYVNWINWVINS